TTGTGGTTTCGGCCAACACCTGGGACCGGCCTACTCCGACGCCGTCGCCTTCAGCGCCAGCCACAGCTCCATCCGTACGTCCGGATCGTCCAGGGACCGTCCGAGGATCTCCTCCACCCGCCGCATCCGGTACCGCAGGGTGTGCCGGTGTACGCCCAGGTCCGCGGCGGCCGCGTCCCACTGGCCGTGCCGGGAGAGCCAGGCCCGCAGAGAGGCCACCAGGTCTCCCCGGCCGGTCGCGTCGTGTTCGTACAGGGGCCGGAGCAGCCCGTCCGCGAAGGCCCTGACCGCGTCGTCGGCGAGGAGCGGCACCACCGAGCCCGCCGCCAGCTGCTCGTGCTCCACCCACAGCCGTCCCCGGCGCCGGGCGACGGACAGCGCCTGCTCGGCCTGCTTGTAGGCCGCGCCCGCGGCGGTCGGGCCGGCCGGCGCGGAGACCCCGACGACGAGTCCCGCGGCCTCGCCCTGCTCTCCCGCACGGGCGGCCTCCAGTACGGCCGTGTGCTCCCCGCAGGCGCCGGCCGCCGCGCCGCCGTCCGCGGCCAGCACCACCAGCCGCTCCCCCTCGGGCACGACCAGCACGGCCTCCCCGGCCCGGGCCGCCGCCGACTCCACGGTCTCGGTGAGGGCTCCCAGCGGATCACCGTCGGCGGCGCCGTCCACGACTCCCCGCACCGTCGACTCCAATTCGGCGACGATCACCCGGAACGGGGCGTCCAGCAGGGCGCCGTACAGATCACCGGCCACGGCCCGCGCATGGTCCGGCTCGCCCGCCAGCAGCATCCGCAGCACCGCCGCCCCGATCCGCTGCTCGGCCGCGTACAGCGACCGGGACCGCTCGGTCGTGAGCGTCAGCAGCGCGATCGCGGAGTGCACGGCGTAGCGCTCCGCCGTGCCGAGCGCCGCGGCGGTCCCCACCGCGAGCGCGGCCCGGGGCCGCCGGCCCGTCCCGAGGGAGTGCAGCTCGACCCGGTCCTCGCCCTCCGGACCGCCGACCACCGACGACGCCGGCGCGGCCCGCTCCCGCAGCCGCTCCACGTCCGCGGTCAGCCGCGCGGCCCGCCGCCCGGCCCACTCCGGCGCGGTGGCGACGACGGCACCCGAGGCGTCGTACAACGCCGCCCAGCCGTCGACCTGTGAGGCGAGGGCGGACAGCAGCCCCTCCGGGCCCTCCGCGAGCGCCTGCCGGGTCAGCTCGCGCTGGGCCGCGAACCCCGCCGTCACCGACCGGTACTGGTCGGCGGCGATGGCGGCGGACACGGCCTTGCTGATGGCGAGGAAGGGGGTGCGCCGGGGCACCTCCAGCAGGGGCAGTCCCTCGGCCTGCGCGGCGGTCACGAGCGCCTCGGGGATGTCCTCGTAGTTGACCCCGACGGCGAAGCCGAGCCCGACGACCCCGGCACCGACCAGCCGCTTCACATAGCGCCGCATCGCCTCCGGGTCCTCCGCGTCCAGCTTCAGCGCGGTGATCAGGAGCAGCTCCCCGCCCTCCATGTACGGCACGGGGTCGGCGAGCTCGCTGACGTGTGCCCAGCGCACGGGGACGTCGAGGCGGTCCTCGCCCGCGCGCACGGTCAGCTTGAGCGCGGAGTGGTGGACGAGCGAGGAGAGGGTGGGCGGCATGAGGCCTTCAGATCAGAGTGGTGGGGCCGAGGTGATCATTTGGCCGCCGTGTATGACCGGCCTGTGCCGATTCTGCCTCACCGTACGGTCCCGCTCAGCCCCTCAGCCCCTCAGCCCCTCAGCCCCTCAGCCCCTCAGCCTCTGAGGTCGACCAGCAGGGGCGGAGTGTGCTCCCCCTTGACGTCGGTCAGCGACAGCACCGCGTGCCCGGGCGGCACCGCGTGCGCCAGCTCGGACGCTGACCAGCGCTCCCGCTCGACCTGGCGCACGGTCACGGCCTCCGTGGTGACGGCCTTGCCGGTGACCAGCTTGCGCAGGGCGTGCATGACCCGGGTCATCGGCTGGTCGGCGAAGACGGTGTGCTGGGCGACGTCCTTGGTCTCCACCCACTCCGTGCCCCAGGCCTCGGCGAAGCGGCCGCCGTCCCAGGTCGTCACCCCGGACAGGGCCATCCGGCAGCCGACGGCCCCGTACAGCGGCCCGTGCAGGGCCTCGGGGACGTCGGAGACCGAGCGCAGCGCCAGCACGACTCCGGCGTTCCGCGAGCGCAGCCGCTGGATCCGGCGCAGCGACCCGGGGGTGACGGTGCCGGTGGCGTCGTCGAGGACGAGGCCCACGAAGTGGTCGCGGGTGCCTTCGCCTTCCTCGGCGACCCGCGCGAACTGGGCCAGCACCAGCCGGGCGATCAGCCGCGCGGCCTCCTCGTGGCCGTGCCGGGGCAGGTCGATACGGACCCGCAGTGGGTGGTGAGCGACGGCACGAAGAGAGAACGGACGGATGTCGCCACCCGAGCCGTCACCCGAGCGACTGCCCGAACCAGTCCCCGAACCGCTGCCCGAGCCGAAGAAGCCGTCGAACGCGGGCCGGTCGAGCAGGGCGAGCCGGTCGGCGAGCGCCGGGCCCGGGTCGCCGGGGGCGCCGGCCTGCCGGACGCGGGCGTCGAGCTCGCGGCGCATCGCCGTGTGGCGGTCCCCGGCCAGCCGTTCGCGCACGTCGGCGAGGGTGGCCGGGTCGCCCTCCAGCAGCTCCCGCAGGACGGGCAGGCTCGGGAAGCGGCCGTACGCCGCCCGGTAGGGGCCCAGCAGCTGGGCGAGCGGCCGTACGGCGCGCTCGGCGCCCATGGTGTCGAGGTCGCCGGCCAGCGCCTCGGCGAGGAACCCGGCCGCCTCGTCGGGATCGTCGACCTCGGCGTAGGGGTCGAGGTCGTGCACGGAGGCGGGGTCGCCGACGCGGACGACCACGTCGTAGGCGGTGTCGGGCCCGAGCGGGGTGCCGGCGCCGCTCACCACGACGACGGCGCAGCTCCCGGTGAGGGCCTGGAGGGCCAGGGTCTCGGTGACCGGGGCGATCACCTGCCGGGTCTTGCCGGCGCCGGACGGGCCGACGACCAGGAGCGAGGTGCGCAGGGTCTCCGGGCCGAGGGCGGCGCCGACCCCGCCGTACGCCAGGGGGGTCCGCTCGGCCTCGGTCCACCGGCCGATGCGGACCTGTCCGGTGAGCAGGTCGTGGCGGGCGGCGCGGTGGGTGAGGTCGCGGGCGCCCGAGGGGTGGGTGAAGGCGGCGGCGCCCTGCCTCAGGACCGTGTCCGTGAAGTCGGCGAGCCGGCCCAGCCGTCGGGCCCGGGTCCAGCCGCGTTCGATGCGGGCGCAGTCCACGTCGTTCATCCGCCCGGCGAGCAGTTCGGCGGCGAGCAGCTCGGCGGCCTGGTGCTGACCGGCCTCGCGCAGCTCGGGCCAGCGGGCGCGGGGCTGTTCGGTCACCCCGGCCGGGTCCTGGCCGTGCGCGGCGCGGCGCCGGTCGGCGAGCCAGGTCCGGGCCAGGGGGAGCCAGGCGCCGAGGCGGGCGAAGGGCCAC
This DNA window, taken from Streptomyces sp. NBC_00663, encodes the following:
- a CDS encoding ATP/GTP-binding protein, yielding MDSDGTQDARGTHANPVPRPAGPPDAPRVPPQPGQSPGTLVANWLNEKRPAAEPGIWRFGYQRPKAARKAERLSPVTVAGMLIPLVVGLVVWSFWRRGEVPYEFTVLRLFTPDDWWWGGTLASPKQLAGEAVPYPGVEALEVYSGISFAVLVYVVIRLGGWAVVARHFVGRKAQPARALIAALIALIALSLVFPGAFPGVGWDPVPVVTPLFSLLVLITDGYGVYESPSKQLLDTVVVLLVLWPFARLGAWLPLARTWLADRRRAAHGQDPAGVTEQPRARWPELREAGQHQAAELLAAELLAGRMNDVDCARIERGWTRARRLGRLADFTDTVLRQGAAAFTHPSGARDLTHRAARHDLLTGQVRIGRWTEAERTPLAYGGVGAALGPETLRTSLLVVGPSGAGKTRQVIAPVTETLALQALTGSCAVVVVSGAGTPLGPDTAYDVVVRVGDPASVHDLDPYAEVDDPDEAAGFLAEALAGDLDTMGAERAVRPLAQLLGPYRAAYGRFPSLPVLRELLEGDPATLADVRERLAGDRHTAMRRELDARVRQAGAPGDPGPALADRLALLDRPAFDGFFGSGSGSGTGSGSRSGDGSGGDIRPFSLRAVAHHPLRVRIDLPRHGHEEAARLIARLVLAQFARVAEEGEGTRDHFVGLVLDDATGTVTPGSLRRIQRLRSRNAGVVLALRSVSDVPEALHGPLYGAVGCRMALSGVTTWDGGRFAEAWGTEWVETKDVAQHTVFADQPMTRVMHALRKLVTGKAVTTEAVTVRQVERERWSASELAHAVPPGHAVLSLTDVKGEHTPPLLVDLRG
- a CDS encoding PucR family transcriptional regulator, translating into MPPTLSSLVHHSALKLTVRAGEDRLDVPVRWAHVSELADPVPYMEGGELLLITALKLDAEDPEAMRRYVKRLVGAGVVGLGFAVGVNYEDIPEALVTAAQAEGLPLLEVPRRTPFLAISKAVSAAIAADQYRSVTAGFAAQRELTRQALAEGPEGLLSALASQVDGWAALYDASGAVVATAPEWAGRRAARLTADVERLRERAAPASSVVGGPEGEDRVELHSLGTGRRPRAALAVGTAAALGTAERYAVHSAIALLTLTTERSRSLYAAEQRIGAAVLRMLLAGEPDHARAVAGDLYGALLDAPFRVIVAELESTVRGVVDGAADGDPLGALTETVESAAARAGEAVLVVPEGERLVVLAADGGAAAGACGEHTAVLEAARAGEQGEAAGLVVGVSAPAGPTAAGAAYKQAEQALSVARRRGRLWVEHEQLAAGSVVPLLADDAVRAFADGLLRPLYEHDATGRGDLVASLRAWLSRHGQWDAAAADLGVHRHTLRYRMRRVEEILGRSLDDPDVRMELWLALKATASE